One window of Trichomycterus rosablanca isolate fTriRos1 chromosome 2, fTriRos1.hap1, whole genome shotgun sequence genomic DNA carries:
- the LOC134309120 gene encoding ankyrin repeat and MYND domain-containing protein 2-like gives MFCKSVKMEVNITVEQSRSIRKRGDLTEAEKEMLQAAAAGDVQSALQLLNSKEVCVNCLDENGMSPLMHAAYKGQADICRLLLQHGADVNCNEHEYGYTALMFASLSGNAEITSMMLDAGAETDPVNSVGRTAAQMAAFVGQHDCVTVINNFFSRTRLEYYTRPQGVEMEPILPPKLAGPLHKIIMTTNLNPVKMVMMVKEDPLLVDEVALEKCYRVMDLLCEQCVKQQDMNEVLALKMHYISYVLQKCLAYLQECDDKLDALLRSLLKGRDGDGFPEYQEKFIQDCIQTFPYCETTLLHQLGPVEIEKSSSAFSVLTQALTGQMAFSDAEFCATCGERGADKKCSFCEMVVYCGQACQELHWFTHKEVCNTLRGQRKLQNKNPSSLCKIVKHDDEHTAVEGNCTSLLGLCLGFAELECKQFFCENYPVPSDASSGAMSGFQD, from the exons ATGTTCTGCAAGAG tgTTAAAATGGAAGTTAACATAACAGTGGAACAGAGCAGATCTATAAGGAAAAGAGGAGATTTAACAGAAGCAGAAAAAGAGATGCTCCAGGCTGCTGCTGCAG GGGATGTGCAATCAGCTTTACAGCTTCTTAACAGTAAAGAAGTGTGTGTTAACTGTTTGGATGAG AATGGCATGAGTCCTCTTATGCATGCTGCATATAAAGGTCAAGCAGACATATGCAGGTTGCTGCTGCAACATGGAGCCGATGTCAACTGTAATGAGCATGAGTATGGCTATACTGCTCTAATGTTCGCCAGTCTCTCAG GTAATGCTGAGATTACGTCGATGATGCTGGATGCTGGAGCAGAAACAGATCCAGTCAACTCAGTAGGACGAACTGCAGCTCAAATGGCAGCTTTTGTAG GCCAGCACGACTGTGTGACAGTAATTAATAACTTTTTCTCACGGACAAGATTAGAGTACTACACCAGACCCCAGGGTGTAGAGATGGAACCTATACTGCCTCCCAAACTGGCAGGACCTTTGCATAAAATCATCATGACCACAAACCTCAACCCTGTCAAG ATGGTAATGATGGTGAAAGAAGACCCACTCCTTGTGGATGAAGTGGCTCTGGAGAAATGTTACAGAGTGATGGATCTgctgtgtgaacagtgtgtaaaacagcaGGACATGAATGAAGTGCTGGCTTTGAAGATGCACTACATCAGCTATGTGCTCCAAAAGTGCCTGGCTTACCTGCAGGAGTGTGATGACAAACTAGATGCTCTTCTTAGGAG CCTTTTAAAAGGACGAGATGGTGATGGCTTTCCTGAGTACCAGGAGAAATTTATTCAGGACTGTATACAGACGTTTCCCTACTGTGAGACAACACTGTTGCACCAGCTGGGTCCTGTGGAAATT GAAAAGTCCTCTTCAGCCTTTTCAGTTCTAACCCAGGCATTAACGGGTCAGATGGCCTTCAGTGATGCTGAGTTCTGTGCCACGTGTGGTGAGAGGGGAGCTGACAAGAAGTGTTCCTTCTGCGAAATG GTTGTCTACTGTGGCCAGGCATGCCAAGAGTTGCACTGGTTTACACATAAGGAAGTGTGTAATACACTGCGGGGGCAGAGAAAACTCCAAAATAAAAATCCTTCAAGTTTGTGCAAAATTGTAAAACATG ATGAtgagcacacagctgtagaggGGAACTGCACCTCATTATTGGGCCTCTGTTTGGGGTTTGCGGAGCTTGAATGTAAACAGTTTTTTTGCGAGAACTATCCTGTTCCTTCGGATGCTTCCTCAGGGGCAATGTCTGGCTTTCAGGACTGA
- the sostdc1b gene encoding sclerostin domain-containing protein 1b — protein MVLKTRGYRLLFYLCVLMKSCCGLQNGATEHVAIIHTSTVQETLSNVSLNRARSGSRRSETTTLPVNTPLGCRELRSTKYISDGHCTSVKAVKELVCAGECVPAHLLPNWIGGGYWARRDAPEWRCVNESTRTQRVKLRCKDGSTRTYKVAVVTSCTCKRYTRQNNESALKSLFHQAKVKKRGRKNKEV, from the exons ATGGTATTGAAGACGCGGGGTTACCGGCTGCTGTTTTATCTCTGTGTCCTGATGAAAAGCTGCTGTGGGCTGCAGAATGGAGCTACTGAACATGTCGCTATCATCCACACCTCTACAGTGCAGGAAACACTGAGCAATGTGTCTTTAAATCGAGCTCGCAGTGGGAGCAGACGCTCAGAAACCACAACACTGCCGG TGAATACCCCACTGGGCTGCAGAGAGCTGCGTTCCACTAAGTACATTTCGGATGGTCACTGCACCAGTGTGAAGGCAGTGAAGGAGCTGGTGTGTGCTGGGGAATGTGTTCCAGCCCACTTACTTCCTAACTGGATTGGTGGAGGATACTGGGCTCGGCGGGATGCACCTGAGTGGAGGTGTGTAAATGAGAGCACTCGTACACAACGGGTCAAACTCCGGTGCAAAGATGGCAGCACACGCACCTATAAGGTTGCTGTTGTGACTTCATGCACATGTAAACGCTACACACGACAAAACAACGAATCTGCTCTGAAATCACTATTTCACCAAGCTAAAGTCAAGAAGCGTGGACGCAAAAATAAAGAGGTATAA